The Montipora capricornis isolate CH-2021 chromosome 1, ASM3666992v2, whole genome shotgun sequence genome contains a region encoding:
- the LOC138058568 gene encoding uncharacterized protein has translation MKTVAKGVKMAKKVLTVFLLSSCLFFRAQAVLESYLPVLEQQAHTDRDQLIERYFSLGLTQSEICAFLVLSHGIRISVRQLKRILQRLGLRRRGHHTDLGLVISAIEQELEGSGSCIGYRAMWQRLRNDLGMLVSRETVRHALRIIDPEGVSERLRHRLRRRQYRGKGPNFLWHIDGYDKLKPFGFCVHGCIDGFSRRIMWLEVGSTNSDSRVVANYFVGCVRQVGGTATVVRADYGTENVKVAGIQRFFRRDCNDSLSGSKSFMYGKSSSNQRIEAWWGQLRRNCAEWWINHFKDLRDLGLYCDGYVVHVECLKFCYMRLIRDELQRAAIQWNLHRIRPSTNPNSPPGRPDTLYFMPSLIGGQIRDCKYPIVDDDIDVAEELCCCDPPPDYLDSFSQLASIIMNEHGLHQPDTPEAAKELYIKLLDAIENI, from the coding sequence ATGAAAACGGTGGCCAAAGGAGTCAAAATGGCGAAAAAGGTCTTAACAGTATTTCTTCTCTCAAGCTGCCTTTTCTTTAGGGCACAAGCGGTTCTTGAGAGTTACCTACCTGTCTTAGAACAACAGGCACACACGGATCGTGACCAACTCATAGAAAGGTATTTTAGCCTTGGATTAACGCAGAGTGAAATCTGTGCCTTCCTTGTCCTCTCTCATGGAATCAGGATAAGCGTACGTCAGCTGAAAAGAATATTGCAGAGGCTTGGCTTAAGAAGAAGGGGACATCACACTGACCTTGGTTTGGTCATTAGCGCAATCGAACAAGAACTGGAAGGAAGTGGGAGTTGTATAGGTTACCGGGCAATGTGGCAGCGACTAAGAAATGATCTTGGAATGTTGGTCAGTCGAGAAACAGTGCGGCACGCTTTAAGGATAATAGATCCTGAGGGAGTGTCTGAACGACTAAGACACAGGTTGAGGAGAAGGCAATATAGAGGTAAGGGACCGAACTTCTTGTGGCACATTGACGGTTATGACAAACTTAAACCCTTTGGGTTTTGTGTTCACGGGTGCATAGATGGATTTAGCAGGCGAATTATGTGGCTGGAGGTTGGTTCTACGAATAGCGATTCGCGTGTTgtggcaaattattttgttggcTGCGTTAGACAAGTTGGCGGTACGGCAACAGTAGTGCGAGCTGATTACGGAACAGAAAACGTAAAAGTAGCGGGTATCCAACGTTTTTTTAGGCGTGACTGCAACGATTCTCTGTCAGGTAGCAAAAGCTTCATGTATGGCAAGTCGTCCTCGAATCAGAGAATTGAAGCCTGGTGGGGTCAGCTACGAAGAAATTGTGCGGAGTGGTGGATTAatcacttcaaagatttgagAGATCTCGGCTTGTATTGTGATGGTTATGTCGTGCATGTCGAGTGCTTAAAGTTCTGCTATATGCGTTTGATACGAGACGAGCTTCAAAGAGCTGCTATTCAATGGAATCTACACCGCATTAGACCTTCAACTAACCCTAATTCTCCCCCCGGAAGACCCGACACTTTGTACTTCATGCCATCCTTAATAGGGGGACAAATAAGAGATTGTAAGTACCCCATTGTCGATGACGACATCGACGTTGCGGAAGAGCTTTGCTGCTGTGACCCTCCACCTGATTATTTAGATTCATTTTCACAACTAGCATCGATAATAATGAATGAGCATGGACTTCACCAGCCTGATACACCTGAAGCAGCAAAGGAACTATATATCAAACTTTTGGACGCAATAGAAAACATATGA
- the LOC138058585 gene encoding uncharacterized protein, whose protein sequence is MAKKVLTVFLLSSCLFFRAQAVLESYLPVLEQQAHTDRDQLIERYFSLGLTQSEICAFLVLSHGIRISVRQLKRILQRLGLRRRGHHTDLGLVISAIEQELEGSGSCIGYRAMWQRLRNDLGMLVSRETVRHALRIIDPEGVSERLRHRLRRRQYRGKGPNFLWHIDGYDKLKPFGFCVHGCIDGFSRRIMWLEVGSTNSDSRVVANYFVGCVRQVGGTATVVRADYGTENVKVAGIQRFFRRDCNDSLSGSKSFMYGKSSSNQRIEAWWGQLRRNCAEWWINHFKDLRDLGLYCDGYVVHVECLKFCYMRLIRDELQRAAIQWNLHRIRPSTNPNSPPGRPDTLYFMPSLIGGQIRDCKYPIVDDDIDVAEELCCCDPPPDYLDSFSQLASIIMNEHGLHQPDTPEAAKELYIKLLDAIENI, encoded by the coding sequence ATGGCGAAAAAGGTCTTAACAGTATTTCTTCTCTCAAGCTGCCTTTTCTTTAGGGCACAAGCGGTTCTTGAGAGTTACCTACCTGTCTTAGAACAACAGGCACACACGGATCGTGACCAACTCATAGAAAGGTATTTTAGCCTTGGATTAACGCAGAGTGAAATCTGTGCCTTCCTTGTCCTCTCTCATGGAATCAGGATAAGCGTACGTCAGCTGAAAAGAATATTGCAGAGGCTTGGCTTAAGAAGAAGGGGACATCACACTGACCTTGGTTTGGTCATTAGCGCAATCGAACAAGAACTGGAAGGAAGTGGGAGTTGTATAGGTTACCGGGCAATGTGGCAGCGACTAAGAAATGATCTTGGAATGTTGGTCAGTCGAGAAACAGTGCGGCACGCTTTAAGGATAATAGATCCTGAGGGAGTGTCTGAACGACTAAGACACAGGTTGAGGAGAAGGCAATATAGAGGTAAGGGACCGAACTTCTTGTGGCACATTGACGGTTATGACAAACTTAAACCCTTTGGGTTTTGTGTTCACGGGTGCATAGATGGATTTAGCAGGCGAATTATGTGGCTGGAGGTTGGTTCTACGAATAGCGATTCGCGTGTTgtggcaaattattttgttggcTGCGTTAGACAAGTTGGCGGTACGGCAACAGTAGTGCGAGCTGATTACGGAACAGAAAACGTAAAAGTAGCGGGTATCCAACGTTTTTTTAGGCGTGACTGCAACGATTCTCTGTCAGGTAGCAAAAGCTTCATGTATGGCAAGTCGTCCTCGAATCAGAGAATTGAAGCCTGGTGGGGTCAGCTACGAAGAAATTGTGCGGAGTGGTGGATTAatcacttcaaagatttgagAGATCTCGGCTTGTATTGTGATGGTTATGTCGTGCATGTCGAGTGCTTAAAGTTCTGCTATATGCGTTTGATACGAGACGAGCTTCAAAGAGCTGCTATTCAATGGAATCTACACCGCATTAGACCTTCAACTAACCCTAATTCTCCCCCCGGAAGACCCGACACTTTGTACTTCATGCCATCCTTAATAGGGGGACAAATAAGAGATTGTAAGTACCCCATTGTCGATGACGACATCGACGTTGCGGAAGAGCTTTGCTGCTGTGACCCTCCACCTGATTATTTAGATTCATTTTCACAACTAGCATCGATAATAATGAATGAGCATGGACTTCACCAGCCTGATACACCTGAAGCAGCAAAGGAACTATATATCAAACTTTTGGACGCAATAGAAAACATATGA